The stretch of DNA AAACCTTTTATATTAAGGGTTTCAAGTTTTGAAATCTTTTCAATTAATTCTAATGCATCTTCAGGCTTGGCTCCAAACTTACTTTCTTCATATGATGTATTAATTTGAACATAAATGTCCATTGTTTTTTCCTCAAATAAGAGCCGTTTATGAAGCTTTTCTGCAAGAGAATATCGATCAACAGATTCAATACAAGTTACCCATTTAATGACCTCTTTAATTTTATTGGTTTGCAAGTGACCTATAAAATGTACTTCTGGATTTAAATCACTTACAAATTGACATTTTTGTTTCAGTTCTTGTACTTTATTTTCACCCATTAATAATTCTCCTTGTTCCATAGCAAACCGAATTCGATCTGTGTCTACTGTTTTGGTTGCTAACAATAAACGAACATCATCTTCCTTTCGATTGGCTTTTATACATGCGTTTTGTATACGTTTATGTATAATATCTAAATTGTGTTTAATTGAATTTTCCATTGTGATTAATATCTATAGGTTGATAGTCATAGCAGTCAATTTGAAGCTCAGATACATGTAGTTTTTTCTTTAATAAATTACAATAATGATTATTACCTTTTTTTTCATATTGATAACAAGTAAAGCACATACGTTGGATAGAAATAGTGCCTTGTTGGTTTAAAGAGTAGATGATATCGAGTAGGTTTTTATAAAATAGATGTTTATCAATTTCATTAATCTTTTCAATAGGGAGTTTTAAAGCATTAGGATATAAGCTTAGTTTTTTGGCTATATTAGTTCCTTCATGAGTTAAATGAATACAAAAACTACGAGAATCAATAGGATCTTTTTCTTTAATAATGAACCCTTTATTCAATAATGTTTTGATAGAGTCACTTATAGTAGCTTTTGAAAGGTTAAATTCTTTTGCCAAATAGCTTACTTTTCTTTTTTCTTCGGAATGAAAGAGAAAAAATATAAGCATTTGTATTTGGATAGGACTTAGTTTATGAGTATCATATTCTTTCCATAGTAAGTGCCTAAAGGCATTAGAAAGACGTTCTAGTGCTTCTATAATTTTGTGATCTAAAGATTGATCATTCAAATCGAATACTGACTTCATTTATTTTGGTTTAAAGTTACAATGACCTAATTCTAAAATATAATATCCTTTTTGCTCAATTTCCTTTTGAACTTCAGGACTGGCTTCTCCTACATGACAAAATTTACAATAACTTTTATTGAGCATTAAATTTTGCTTCTTTTTGTCTAAATACTCTTGACCAAATAGATGAATAACAGCTGGATTGTTTAATTTTGGTGGAACTAATATACCAAAGTGCATAATTTCTTCATCAGGTCTTTCCAAGTAAGTACACCACATCGCTACTTCCATATCTAATAATT from Flavobacteriaceae bacterium UJ101 encodes:
- a CDS encoding UPF0001 protein (Belongs to the UPF0001 family.); translated protein: MENSIKHNLDIIHKRIQNACIKANRKEDDVRLLLATKTVDTDRIRFAMEQGELLMGENKVQELKQKCQFVSDLNPEVHFIGHLQTNKIKEVIKWVTCIESVDRYSLAEKLHKRLLFEEKTMDIYVQINTSYEESKFGAKPEDALELIEKISKLETLNIKGLMTIGLLSSQDDEVRKCFKLLKNIQQQVINLNLPNVEMKELSMGMSGDLEIAIEEGATIIRVGTAIFGERIYPDSYYWDETKKVN